The Methanococcoides methylutens genome segment TTCCATAAAGATACTCGGAGTTCCAAAGAGCCCATCATGCGGTGCACAGACCACGACCATAGGAGGACCTGCCGGGCGTGCCGATGAATTTGCACACGAGGCTGTGGAAGGTCTGGGAGTTTTCTACGAGGAGATCGTGCAGGAACTTGAAGAGAGAGGAGTTTTCTTCGAGATGTGTGATGCATGAACCAATTGATTTTGCATGCTGACAGAATAATTTCATAAGACATCCACTTCATTGGAAAAAAGCTGTCATTTAACAGCCCTGATTACCACAAAGGAGCCTTGCCCATGGCAATGTAGCACAGGCTCGAGATCCTTTATGCCCTTCAGATCCCTGAAGATCGTCTGGGTGAAGAACAGATCATCAAAACCGGATGCATTGAGTAGGGACACAGCATCTTCCACAGAATAGAAAGTTGCCAGGTTATAGAAAATATTATTCGCCTTTTTTTCCTGATATGATCTGCCAACAGGGCTGTTCTTGTCTATAAATCCCATAACAAAGGAACCACCTGGCATCAGGATCCTGTTCACTTCCCTGAATGCAGATGCAATATCATCCAGGAAACAGATAGTTGTGACCATCAGTACAAGGTCAAAGCTGGAATCTGCAAAAGGAAGTTTTTCTGCTACACCCCGAACAACTTCAATTCCTCTTTTTCGGGAGATATCTAACATACTGGACGCGGGGTCCATACCTAAATAAATGTTCAGCGGGGCTGCGAACCTGCCACTCCCAACGCCAACCTCAATTCCTCTTGAAAAGGATGGCATATTAACCCTCAACGCATCAAGCTCTGAACTATAGACAGGAACGTTATCCTCGAACCATTTTTCGTATCTGGCTGTGTATCTTTCAAAGGGCATTATGTTTGACATGGAAAAGTAAGACCTTGTGATTACTAAGAGATCAGACGAGCAAATCG includes the following:
- a CDS encoding class I SAM-dependent methyltransferase; its protein translation is MSNIMPFERYTARYEKWFEDNVPVYSSELDALRVNMPSFSRGIEVGVGSGRFAAPLNIYLGMDPASSMLDISRKRGIEVVRGVAEKLPFADSSFDLVLMVTTICFLDDIASAFREVNRILMPGGSFVMGFIDKNSPVGRSYQEKKANNIFYNLATFYSVEDAVSLLNASGFDDLFFTQTIFRDLKGIKDLEPVLHCHGQGSFVVIRAVK